A single region of the Thermoleophilum album genome encodes:
- a CDS encoding peroxiredoxin-like family protein: MGVLEQLLGVVDEPQRTQPPQRADALAELVLPDHDGRDVRLGDLWAERPAVIVWLRHYGCVHCRAHAIELDRRREEFERAGGSVWLIGQATPRHAAHFRRKLEIALPVLADRERTSYKLAGAKIATFGELLGAKSLSAGTQQMLRSFGRVRQGRVVGHPAQLGGALVIAPDGRVVHAHMAEDAADNATADELLEALRSAVELAA, encoded by the coding sequence ATGGGTGTGCTCGAACAGCTTCTCGGCGTCGTCGACGAACCGCAACGCACGCAGCCGCCGCAGCGGGCCGACGCGCTCGCCGAACTCGTTCTGCCCGATCACGACGGCCGCGACGTGCGGCTAGGCGATCTGTGGGCCGAGCGCCCGGCGGTGATCGTCTGGTTGCGCCACTACGGCTGCGTGCACTGCCGCGCCCACGCGATCGAGCTCGACCGACGGCGCGAGGAGTTCGAGCGCGCCGGCGGCAGCGTGTGGCTCATCGGCCAAGCGACGCCACGCCACGCCGCGCACTTCCGGCGCAAGCTCGAGATCGCACTGCCGGTGCTCGCCGACCGTGAGCGCACCAGCTACAAGCTCGCCGGCGCGAAGATCGCGACGTTTGGTGAGCTACTCGGCGCGAAGAGCCTTTCGGCCGGTACCCAGCAGATGTTGCGCTCGTTCGGCCGTGTGCGCCAGGGGCGTGTGGTGGGGCACCCCGCACAGCTTGGCGGTGCGCTCGTGATCGCGCCCGACGGTCGCGTGGTGCACGCCCACATGGCCGAGGACGCCGCCGACAACGCCACCGCCGACGAGCTCCTCGAGGCGCTGCGCAGCGCGGTCGAGCTGGCGGCTTAG
- a CDS encoding cupin domain-containing protein, translating into MGVLNTDLARQLGARELGARLWRLAPGQASTRHRHRRTEELYVLLEGTGRMRVGSEVLTLAPLSAVVVSPRTVRQLFNDTDSDQLWLVVGAPTEPANTPEMSPEELADLYPDGPRALPPELDSEQGA; encoded by the coding sequence ATGGGTGTCCTGAACACCGACCTCGCCCGGCAGCTTGGCGCCCGCGAGCTGGGCGCGAGGCTATGGCGGCTCGCCCCGGGACAGGCGTCGACGCGCCACCGCCACCGGCGAACCGAAGAGTTGTACGTGCTGCTCGAGGGGACAGGGCGGATGCGCGTGGGCAGTGAGGTGCTGACGCTCGCCCCGCTGAGCGCGGTCGTAGTGAGCCCGCGCACCGTGCGACAGCTGTTCAACGACACCGACAGCGACCAGTTGTGGCTCGTCGTCGGGGCACCGACCGAGCCGGCGAACACCCCCGAGATGAGTCCCGAGGAGCTCGCCGATCTCTACCCCGACGGCCCCCGGGCTCTACCGCCCGAGCTCGACAGCGAGCAGGGCGCGTGA
- a CDS encoding helix-turn-helix domain-containing protein: MVGIAGESALAAIERIADSGLPAQQLLEGAAARIDRVVPADAQFLAATDPSTILAMGAGLVRDLPLELCQVHWDYEFMVPDFNKFVDIAQRSRLVADLHEATRGRPARSPRWRVIASHMGTHAEVRMVFAQGGAVWGIGQLSRFGSSTRFDEDEKSWLASVAPVLARGLRRAVLAQTGMGGAGKPEQPAVVLLDADGRVVSMNGAAAELLEEISPGASFRGSAHPVPFEAFSAAARARADRPRSDRHGAEYLRVRARNGTWPTMHATPLADSDQIAVIIERARTSDIAALIVEAYGLTARERDITWRLARGLGTARIAAEPYLSQHTVRDHIKAIFEKVGVHSRGELVAQIFADHYAPPSHFHGPATPSTAS, translated from the coding sequence ATGGTGGGCATCGCCGGAGAGAGCGCTCTGGCGGCAATCGAGCGCATCGCCGACTCGGGACTCCCCGCCCAGCAGCTGCTCGAAGGGGCAGCGGCGCGCATCGACCGCGTGGTGCCGGCCGACGCTCAGTTCCTCGCTGCCACGGATCCCTCGACGATCCTGGCGATGGGCGCGGGTCTCGTCAGAGACCTTCCCCTAGAGCTCTGTCAAGTCCATTGGGACTACGAGTTCATGGTCCCCGACTTCAACAAGTTCGTCGACATTGCCCAGCGGTCACGTTTGGTAGCCGATCTCCACGAAGCGACGCGCGGCCGACCCGCGCGCTCCCCGCGCTGGCGCGTGATTGCCAGCCACATGGGCACGCACGCCGAGGTGCGGATGGTCTTCGCGCAGGGCGGTGCGGTCTGGGGGATCGGCCAGCTCTCCCGTTTCGGCAGCTCCACGCGCTTCGACGAAGACGAGAAGAGCTGGCTTGCCAGCGTCGCACCTGTCTTGGCGCGCGGTCTGCGGCGTGCGGTGCTCGCCCAAACTGGGATGGGTGGTGCCGGCAAGCCGGAACAGCCCGCGGTCGTGCTGTTGGACGCCGACGGCAGGGTGGTGTCAATGAACGGCGCCGCGGCGGAGCTGCTCGAGGAGATAAGCCCCGGTGCGAGTTTCCGCGGGAGCGCGCATCCGGTTCCGTTCGAGGCGTTCTCGGCCGCAGCGCGCGCCCGGGCCGACCGCCCGCGCTCCGATCGTCACGGCGCCGAGTACCTGCGAGTGCGCGCCCGCAACGGAACGTGGCCGACGATGCACGCGACGCCACTGGCGGACAGCGACCAGATCGCGGTGATCATCGAGCGCGCCCGCACCAGCGATATCGCCGCTCTGATTGTCGAGGCCTACGGCCTCACAGCGCGCGAGCGCGACATCACCTGGCGGCTTGCGCGCGGGCTCGGGACGGCGCGGATCGCTGCCGAGCCGTACCTCTCGCAACACACCGTCCGCGACCACATCAAGGCGATCTTCGAGAAGGTCGGCGTGCACAGCCGCGGTGAGCTCGTCGCGCAGATCTTCGCCGACCACTACGCACCGCCGAGCCACTTTCACGGACCGGCCACGCCATCCACTGCGAGCTGA
- a CDS encoding FAD-binding oxidoreductase, whose translation MIARKRRPPFEILFPEDAEWDATRRVFNLALDLRPAAIALPRNSSEVVAAVEFARDQGLRVAPQAAGHNADAYGDLADSLLVDLRHLQGVAIDTRAQRVRVEGGVKWEQVIPPLSDHGLAAVHGSSPDVGVAGYSLGGGLGWISRKYGLQASNVTAIDVVTADGQLRRVDHARDPDLFWALRGGNGNYGIVTALEFRVHAVEELYAGALFFEFARAREVLEAWLGLAPGLPDRCTTWCSLFQFPDLPFVPEPVRGRSFAVVLGAFLGDEQQGRELLRPLRGLGPVMDTFAMGPPAVLGELAMDPPVPLPLAHTSALLDSIPIDDLLAVTGPGADSPLVVVELRQLGGAVGRYADAAGACAALPGNYILLALGVPADVASAAAIDRCLRAIDNAVADYALDRRYGNFVGHPTDASAFWDTATWARLRAVKAAYDPDELFRGNHYIPPAT comes from the coding sequence ATGATCGCTCGCAAGAGACGCCCTCCGTTCGAGATCCTCTTTCCCGAGGACGCTGAGTGGGACGCCACCCGCCGCGTTTTCAACCTTGCGCTCGACCTGCGACCGGCGGCGATCGCGCTCCCGCGTAACAGCAGCGAAGTCGTCGCGGCGGTCGAGTTCGCTCGCGACCAAGGGCTTCGTGTCGCGCCCCAGGCGGCCGGCCACAACGCCGACGCCTACGGCGATCTCGCTGACTCCTTGCTCGTTGATCTTCGGCACCTGCAAGGCGTGGCGATCGATACCCGCGCCCAGCGCGTGCGCGTAGAGGGAGGCGTCAAGTGGGAGCAGGTGATCCCTCCGCTGTCCGACCACGGCCTCGCTGCCGTGCACGGCTCTTCGCCGGACGTTGGTGTTGCCGGCTACTCGTTGGGCGGAGGTCTTGGCTGGATCAGCCGCAAGTACGGCCTTCAAGCCTCGAACGTCACGGCGATCGACGTCGTCACCGCCGACGGTCAGCTCCGTCGTGTCGACCACGCGCGCGACCCTGACCTCTTCTGGGCCCTACGGGGCGGCAACGGCAACTACGGCATCGTTACGGCTCTCGAATTTCGCGTCCATGCTGTCGAGGAGCTCTACGCGGGCGCGCTTTTCTTCGAGTTCGCGCGTGCACGCGAGGTGCTCGAAGCGTGGCTTGGTCTTGCACCGGGCCTGCCCGACAGGTGCACGACCTGGTGCTCCCTGTTCCAGTTCCCCGACCTGCCTTTCGTTCCCGAGCCGGTGCGCGGTCGCTCGTTTGCAGTCGTGCTCGGCGCGTTCCTGGGTGATGAGCAACAGGGGCGCGAGCTGTTGCGGCCGCTGCGGGGGCTAGGGCCTGTGATGGACACGTTCGCGATGGGACCGCCGGCTGTGCTCGGCGAGTTAGCAATGGATCCGCCGGTGCCGCTGCCACTAGCGCACACCTCAGCCCTCCTCGACTCGATCCCGATCGACGACCTTTTAGCGGTCACCGGCCCAGGGGCCGATTCGCCACTTGTCGTCGTCGAGTTGCGACAGCTTGGTGGCGCCGTTGGCCGGTACGCCGACGCGGCGGGCGCTTGCGCAGCGCTGCCCGGCAACTACATCCTGCTGGCACTTGGTGTTCCCGCTGACGTCGCGTCGGCAGCCGCGATCGACCGCTGTCTGCGCGCGATCGACAATGCCGTGGCCGACTACGCGCTCGATCGTCGCTACGGGAACTTCGTCGGGCACCCCACCGACGCCAGCGCTTTTTGGGACACCGCAACGTGGGCCAGACTGCGCGCAGTCAAGGCTGCGTACGACCCGGACGAGCTCTTTCGCGGCAACCACTACATCCCGCCGGCGACGTAA
- a CDS encoding DUF1697 domain-containing protein translates to MRYVALLRGIGPANPNMRNEKLRGVLEELGLANVASVISSGNLRFDTEDGAADRHPDASLTDLAARSRRARIAARTPRQQVATHAGAPARGRGGRLERVPPQAGIDRYVAGGM, encoded by the coding sequence ATGCGCTATGTCGCCCTGTTGCGGGGCATCGGCCCGGCCAATCCGAATATGCGCAACGAGAAGTTGCGCGGCGTGCTCGAGGAGCTCGGCCTTGCGAACGTCGCGAGCGTGATCTCGAGCGGCAACCTGCGCTTCGACACCGAAGACGGTGCAGCGGATCGTCACCCGGATGCAAGCCTGACGGACCTGGCCGCCCGCTCGAGACGAGCGAGGATCGCGGCACGGACGCCGCGCCAACAGGTGGCGACACACGCCGGGGCCCCGGCTCGAGGGCGAGGTGGTCGGCTAGAGCGAGTTCCGCCTCAGGCCGGAATCGACCGTTACGTCGCCGGCGGGATGTAG
- the nagA gene encoding N-acetylglucosamine-6-phosphate deacetylase, giving the protein MTLLVGRVLHEGRVADGWLRIEAGSVVELGWGEPPEPRAARYISGTISRGLVDLQVNGAGGESVTDGTDALVRIGERLLARGVTSFLPTVITTSDDEARAAVAAIAELARDPSSPVAGAHLEGPFLNPERRGVHRAELLREPADGVPPYYESDCVRLVTLAPELPGALELCRTLARRGVRVSIGHTSASPAVCAQAQEAGAAMATHLFNSMPPLHHRNPGVVGWALAAGRVALGLIADGHHVHPTVLRLVYSVAGERVVLTSDASVAALAPPGSYTQAGVQIERTSDGRVVSAQGSLAGSGATLDELVQKWRDATGATLAEALRAASTAPARLAGLAADLATGAPADLVVVDDGGKVFAVMKNGRWVREPDCCS; this is encoded by the coding sequence GTGACTCTCCTCGTCGGCAGAGTTCTGCACGAAGGGCGAGTCGCAGATGGTTGGCTGCGAATCGAAGCTGGATCGGTCGTCGAGCTCGGCTGGGGTGAGCCACCCGAGCCGCGCGCGGCGCGCTACATAAGTGGCACCATCAGCCGCGGGCTCGTCGACCTGCAGGTGAACGGGGCGGGTGGCGAGTCGGTCACCGACGGGACCGACGCGCTCGTGCGCATCGGCGAGCGTCTGCTCGCACGCGGCGTGACGAGCTTCCTGCCGACGGTGATCACCACCAGCGACGACGAGGCGCGCGCGGCTGTCGCCGCGATCGCCGAGCTCGCACGCGACCCGAGCTCGCCCGTCGCTGGCGCGCACCTCGAAGGTCCCTTCCTCAATCCCGAGCGGCGCGGCGTCCACCGCGCCGAGTTGCTGCGCGAACCCGCCGACGGCGTTCCCCCCTACTACGAGAGCGACTGCGTGCGGCTTGTGACGCTCGCCCCGGAGCTTCCCGGCGCGCTCGAGCTCTGCCGCACCTTGGCTCGCCGCGGAGTGCGCGTGTCGATCGGCCACACGTCGGCTTCTCCCGCTGTGTGCGCACAGGCGCAAGAGGCTGGCGCGGCGATGGCGACGCATCTCTTCAACTCCATGCCCCCGCTCCACCACCGCAACCCCGGTGTCGTCGGTTGGGCGCTCGCCGCGGGGCGTGTCGCGCTCGGACTGATCGCCGACGGGCACCACGTGCACCCGACCGTGCTCAGGCTCGTGTACAGCGTTGCCGGAGAACGCGTCGTGCTGACGAGCGACGCGAGCGTCGCGGCCCTCGCCCCGCCCGGCTCCTACACCCAGGCCGGGGTGCAGATCGAACGCACCTCCGACGGCCGCGTCGTCAGTGCGCAAGGGTCGCTGGCGGGGAGCGGCGCCACCCTCGACGAACTCGTCCAGAAGTGGCGCGACGCCACCGGCGCGACGCTCGCCGAAGCGCTCCGTGCCGCCTCGACGGCACCGGCACGCCTTGCCGGCCTCGCAGCCGATCTCGCAACCGGAGCGCCAGCCGACCTCGTTGTGGTCGACGACGGCGGCAAGGTCTTCGCCGTGATGAAAAACGGCCGCTGGGTCAGGGAACCGGACTGCTGCTCCTGA
- a CDS encoding zinc-dependent alcohol dehydrogenase family protein, whose product MQATVMYRAGDVRVEERPDPRIEQPTDAILRVVRSCICGSDLWPYRGLPPTPAGQPMGHEAIGVVEDVGAEVHTLRPGDFVVMPFAISDGTCEVCREGLTTACVNGGFFGSLPGTGAQAEAVRVPHADGTLYKLPVGEQSDERLLASLLTLSDVMGTGHHAAVVAYVGPGMSVAVVGDGAVGLCAVLAACRLGAERIILLGHHEDRVALGGEFGATDVVAERGEAAVERVRELTGGLGVHAVLECVGTDEAVRTSIELARPGGTVGRVGVPQHTALPGGDVSFYRNVRIAGGPAPTRAYLPELLPDVLEGRIEPGRVFDLTLPLAETPAGYRAMAERQAIKVLLRP is encoded by the coding sequence ATGCAGGCGACCGTGATGTACCGCGCCGGTGACGTGCGCGTCGAGGAGCGGCCCGACCCGCGTATCGAGCAGCCGACGGACGCGATCTTGCGCGTGGTGCGCTCGTGTATCTGCGGCAGCGACCTGTGGCCCTACCGCGGTCTTCCGCCCACGCCCGCGGGCCAGCCGATGGGCCACGAGGCGATCGGCGTGGTGGAGGACGTTGGCGCCGAGGTGCACACGCTCCGGCCGGGCGACTTTGTGGTGATGCCGTTCGCGATCTCGGACGGCACCTGCGAGGTGTGCCGCGAGGGCCTTACGACGGCGTGCGTAAACGGTGGCTTTTTCGGTTCGCTGCCCGGCACGGGCGCGCAGGCCGAGGCGGTGCGTGTGCCGCACGCCGACGGCACGCTCTACAAGCTCCCGGTGGGCGAGCAGTCGGACGAGCGGCTGCTCGCGTCGCTGCTCACGCTGTCGGATGTGATGGGCACGGGCCACCACGCGGCGGTGGTGGCCTATGTGGGGCCGGGCATGTCGGTGGCGGTTGTTGGCGACGGCGCGGTGGGGTTGTGCGCGGTGCTCGCGGCGTGCCGGCTCGGGGCGGAGCGGATCATCCTGCTCGGCCATCACGAGGACCGGGTAGCCCTCGGCGGCGAGTTCGGCGCCACCGATGTTGTCGCTGAGCGCGGCGAGGCGGCGGTCGAGCGTGTGCGCGAGCTCACCGGTGGGCTCGGTGTGCACGCGGTGCTCGAGTGTGTGGGAACCGACGAGGCGGTGCGCACGTCGATCGAGCTCGCGCGGCCGGGCGGCACCGTCGGCCGGGTGGGCGTGCCGCAGCACACGGCTCTGCCGGGTGGCGACGTGTCCTTCTACCGCAACGTGCGCATCGCGGGCGGGCCGGCGCCGACACGCGCCTACCTGCCCGAGCTGCTTCCCGACGTGCTCGAGGGCCGCATCGAGCCAGGCAGGGTGTTCGACCTCACGCTGCCGCTCGCCGAAACCCCGGCCGGGTACCGGGCGATGGCCGAGCGCCAGGCGATCAAGGTCTTGCTTCGCCCCTGA
- a CDS encoding iron chaperone — protein sequence MPERLSDEERAALRERQAELRRSSKRGAARKAEEARACEEKIAALPEPDRTLAERIDRIVRETAPELEPRTWYGMPAYARDGKVLCFFQPASKFKARYATFGFTDRAQLDEGNLWPTAFAVTAIGPGEEAQLRELLQTAVRGEARP from the coding sequence ATGCCAGAGCGTTTGTCCGACGAGGAGCGCGCTGCGCTGCGCGAGCGCCAAGCCGAGCTGCGACGCTCGAGCAAGCGCGGAGCCGCGCGCAAAGCGGAAGAGGCGCGCGCTTGTGAAGAGAAGATCGCTGCGCTCCCCGAGCCCGACCGCACGCTCGCCGAGCGCATCGACCGCATCGTGCGCGAGACCGCGCCCGAGCTCGAGCCGCGCACGTGGTACGGGATGCCGGCCTACGCGCGCGACGGCAAGGTGCTCTGTTTCTTCCAGCCGGCGAGCAAGTTCAAGGCGCGCTACGCCACCTTCGGCTTCACCGATCGGGCGCAGCTCGACGAAGGCAACCTCTGGCCGACCGCATTCGCAGTCACGGCGATCGGACCGGGGGAAGAGGCGCAGCTACGAGAGCTGCTCCAAACAGCCGTCAGGGGCGAAGCAAGACCTTGA